The following are from one region of the Erwinia billingiae Eb661 genome:
- a CDS encoding Gfo/Idh/MocA family oxidoreductase, giving the protein MTEKKRFALIGCGFIGQVHAANLAAHPGIELAMVADVDRARASAIAAQFHSQAGEVSAAINSDNIDAVLIASATPSHAELLEAAARAGKAVYCEKPIDLSLERANRVVEKVLPLNAKITVGFNRRFDSSHQQLKRQLQLGTLGRPELIQMVCRASELPPLSYLQSSGGQMRDQAIHFFDLLRWLTDDEVVSIGAMGAALAMPAIGEFGDVDTSVLIMQMRQGGLAQLDNTRRTGYGYDERISVMGEKGLAESGSQSPHGMTLYQGNTIAKPGLYPDWFTRVQATYYQHLDAFVRYLHGEAVADLPGLLDGIQAQAIAEAAVKSLATRTFCPVGLMR; this is encoded by the coding sequence ATGACTGAGAAAAAACGTTTTGCCCTGATTGGCTGTGGCTTTATCGGCCAGGTACACGCTGCGAACCTGGCGGCCCATCCGGGCATTGAGCTGGCGATGGTAGCCGATGTGGACCGCGCTCGCGCCAGCGCAATCGCCGCACAATTTCACAGCCAGGCTGGCGAGGTCAGTGCCGCCATCAATAGCGACAATATTGACGCGGTGCTGATCGCCAGCGCAACGCCGTCCCATGCGGAGCTGCTGGAAGCCGCCGCACGGGCCGGTAAAGCAGTCTATTGCGAAAAGCCGATCGATTTATCGCTGGAACGGGCCAACCGCGTGGTAGAGAAAGTGCTGCCCCTGAATGCAAAAATCACCGTAGGTTTCAACCGCCGTTTTGACAGCAGCCATCAGCAGTTAAAACGCCAGCTGCAGCTGGGCACCCTTGGTCGTCCTGAACTGATTCAGATGGTCTGCCGCGCGTCTGAATTGCCGCCGCTCAGCTACCTGCAGTCTTCCGGTGGGCAGATGCGGGACCAGGCCATCCACTTCTTCGATCTTCTGCGCTGGCTGACCGACGATGAGGTGGTTTCGATTGGGGCGATGGGTGCCGCGCTGGCGATGCCGGCCATCGGTGAATTTGGTGATGTCGACACCTCGGTGCTGATTATGCAGATGCGTCAGGGCGGATTGGCGCAGCTGGATAACACCCGCCGCACCGGCTATGGCTACGATGAACGCATCAGCGTGATGGGTGAGAAAGGGCTGGCAGAGTCCGGTTCTCAAAGTCCGCATGGGATGACGCTGTATCAGGGCAACACCATCGCCAAACCGGGGCTGTACCCGGACTGGTTCACCCGCGTGCAGGCAACGTACTATCAGCATCTGGATGCGTTTGTGCGTTATCTGCATGGGGAAGCGGTCGCTGACTTGCCAGGTTTACTGGATGGCATTCAGGCGCAAGCCATTGCAGAAGCGGCGGTGAAATCTCTGGCAACCCGGACCTTTTGCCCGGTAGGGTTGATGCGGTAG
- a CDS encoding Gfo/Idh/MocA family protein has product MFPSSLPVPRLPSAQSIPVLRWGIIGPGWIADHFARALKEHTGQQLVAVAARNGDKARAFADRWTIPAAFSNVDEMLAMNDLDAVYIATPHNHHFPDGLRVLKAGKHVLIEKPLALNAKEGAALQAKAQRQGVLCMEGMWCDFAPKYDVLRQLLADGALGDLHTLIADHGEFFTQDHRIFNADLAGGPMMDLGSYLISLSVMVAGAPERIQSSGQQAEGNINGQASMLFEHANGMHSVLNTTLFSNTPGKAIIAGRDATLVLDGQFYAPGGFVLTSSQGNKSLRWEEPLNRYTQLNHEIQHFAWCVGQGLTDSPVRPLATALMTLSTMDTVRGQLGIVFNEER; this is encoded by the coding sequence ATGTTTCCCTCTTCTTTACCCGTACCCCGCCTGCCGTCAGCGCAGTCCATACCGGTCCTGCGCTGGGGCATTATCGGCCCCGGCTGGATCGCCGATCATTTTGCCCGCGCGTTAAAAGAACACACCGGGCAACAGCTGGTTGCGGTAGCCGCACGTAATGGCGATAAGGCACGGGCATTCGCCGATCGTTGGACGATCCCGGCGGCATTCAGCAACGTCGACGAGATGCTGGCGATGAACGATCTGGACGCGGTATATATCGCCACGCCGCACAATCATCATTTCCCGGATGGTTTGCGCGTGTTGAAAGCGGGCAAGCACGTGCTGATTGAGAAGCCGCTGGCATTGAATGCCAAAGAAGGCGCGGCGTTACAGGCGAAAGCGCAGCGTCAGGGCGTGCTCTGTATGGAAGGCATGTGGTGCGACTTTGCGCCAAAATACGATGTGCTGAGGCAACTGTTGGCGGATGGCGCATTGGGCGATCTGCATACCCTGATTGCCGATCATGGTGAGTTTTTCACCCAGGATCACCGCATATTCAATGCCGATCTGGCCGGTGGACCGATGATGGACTTAGGCAGCTATCTGATTTCACTGAGCGTGATGGTGGCCGGCGCGCCCGAGCGTATTCAGTCCAGCGGTCAGCAGGCTGAAGGCAATATCAACGGTCAGGCGTCGATGCTGTTTGAACATGCCAACGGCATGCATTCGGTGTTGAACACCACGTTATTCAGCAATACTCCGGGCAAAGCGATTATTGCCGGCCGCGATGCTACGCTGGTGTTGGACGGTCAATTTTACGCGCCGGGTGGCTTTGTATTAACCTCAAGCCAGGGCAATAAATCATTACGCTGGGAAGAACCGCTGAACCGCTACACGCAGCTTAATCATGAGATCCAGCATTTTGCCTGGTGTGTCGGTCAGGGATTAACGGATTCACCTGTTCGCCCGCTTGCCACGGCATTAATGACCCTATCCACCATGGATACCGTGCGGGGACAGCTGGGGATCGTGTTTAACGAAGAGCGCTAA
- a CDS encoding Gfo/Idh/MocA family protein produces MKETLNIGLIGSGFMGQAHADAYRRAAMIYPDLPKRPNLYALADQNQTLADENAARFGAEKAYGNWRDLVADPHVDVVDITSPNHLHFEMALAAIAAGKHVYCEKPLAVSTEEALEMTQAAEKAGVKTMVAFNNIKTPAALLAKQIIERGDIGTPIRFRGTFDQGFYNDPELPWSWRCSKKLGGSGSLGDLGAHTLSVAQFLMGGIREVTASAQTYLRQRPVPQVDAGYASRTDENAERREVENDDQVQCLVSFASGASGVIEASRIAAGRIFGVFWEVSGTEGTIYMDGERFNELQVYRFNDDKHDRGFKTLYAGSQIPAYAGFFGFDFGGGGLGYFDVKVIEVHDLVQGICSNEDCYPNFAFGLQNQQILTAIEQSMDSHQWVHVANNR; encoded by the coding sequence ATGAAAGAGACGCTGAATATTGGCCTGATCGGCTCTGGCTTTATGGGACAGGCGCATGCCGATGCCTACCGTCGTGCGGCAATGATCTATCCCGACCTGCCGAAACGCCCAAACCTGTATGCGCTGGCCGATCAGAATCAGACCCTGGCCGATGAAAATGCCGCACGCTTTGGCGCAGAAAAAGCCTACGGCAACTGGCGTGATTTGGTGGCCGACCCGCATGTCGACGTGGTGGATATCACTTCCCCTAACCATCTGCATTTTGAGATGGCGCTGGCGGCGATTGCGGCCGGCAAGCATGTCTATTGTGAAAAGCCGCTGGCGGTCAGCACTGAGGAAGCGCTGGAAATGACGCAGGCGGCAGAAAAAGCCGGCGTGAAAACCATGGTGGCATTTAACAATATCAAAACCCCCGCAGCCCTGCTGGCAAAGCAGATTATCGAACGTGGCGATATCGGCACGCCGATCCGTTTTCGCGGCACCTTCGATCAGGGCTTTTATAACGATCCGGAACTGCCATGGTCATGGCGTTGTTCCAAAAAACTGGGCGGCAGCGGTTCGCTGGGCGACCTGGGCGCACATACGCTCTCCGTAGCGCAGTTTCTGATGGGCGGTATCCGCGAGGTCACCGCCAGTGCGCAGACCTATCTGCGTCAGCGCCCGGTTCCCCAGGTGGATGCCGGCTATGCCAGCCGCACCGATGAAAACGCCGAACGCCGCGAAGTCGAGAATGATGACCAGGTTCAGTGCCTGGTGAGCTTCGCCAGCGGCGCCAGCGGCGTGATTGAAGCGTCGCGCATTGCCGCAGGACGTATTTTTGGTGTGTTCTGGGAAGTCTCCGGCACCGAAGGCACGATCTACATGGACGGTGAACGTTTTAACGAGCTGCAGGTTTATCGCTTCAACGACGACAAACACGATCGCGGATTTAAGACCCTGTACGCAGGCAGCCAGATCCCGGCCTATGCGGGCTTCTTCGGCTTTGATTTTGGCGGCGGCGGACTGGGCTATTTTGACGTGAAGGTCATTGAAGTCCACGACCTGGTACAGGGCATTTGCAGCAACGAAGATTGTTATCCGAATTTTGCGTTTGGTTTACAAAATCAACAGATCCTGACCGCTATCGAGCAGTCCATGGACTCCCATCAATGGGTTCACGTGGCGAATAACCGTTGA
- the iolE gene encoding myo-inosose-2 dehydratase, protein MNSCIQLGVSPLSWTNDVLLDLGDNISLETCLSQAASAGYQGIELGRKFPRTAAQLAPLLKEVNLRLASGWHSGFLADRSVAEEVAAVQPHAALLKALGAKVMVYGECGKMPGSHPLDEPLSLSPVLSCVDIDDYARKVSEFANILLREFGLKLAYHHHLMMLVEQHDELQEFLAKTSDNVGLVLDSGHAFAGGVNLAQTIERFGHRVVHIHLKDVRPDVLRQVQQDDLSFNDAVRAGLFTVPGEGCIDYAPLIEFVANSGYQGWLIVEAEQDPQKEEPFAAVSRAFRWAQNTFQLSADVEETAQ, encoded by the coding sequence ATGAATTCATGCATTCAGTTAGGTGTCAGCCCACTCAGTTGGACCAATGATGTCCTGCTCGATTTGGGCGACAACATCTCATTAGAAACCTGTCTGAGCCAGGCGGCATCCGCCGGTTATCAGGGTATTGAACTGGGCAGGAAATTTCCGCGTACTGCCGCGCAATTAGCGCCGTTACTGAAAGAGGTGAATCTGCGGCTGGCATCCGGCTGGCACAGCGGATTCCTTGCCGACCGCAGTGTGGCGGAAGAAGTCGCTGCCGTTCAGCCCCATGCCGCCTTGCTTAAAGCGCTGGGGGCAAAAGTAATGGTGTATGGCGAATGCGGCAAAATGCCGGGCAGCCATCCGCTGGACGAACCGCTTTCCCTTTCGCCGGTGTTGAGCTGCGTTGATATTGATGACTATGCCCGCAAGGTGAGCGAGTTTGCCAACATTCTGCTGCGCGAGTTTGGCCTGAAGCTGGCCTATCACCACCATCTGATGATGCTGGTTGAACAGCATGATGAGCTTCAGGAGTTTCTGGCGAAAACCTCGGACAACGTTGGGCTGGTGCTCGACTCCGGTCACGCCTTTGCAGGCGGCGTCAATCTGGCCCAGACGATCGAACGGTTTGGCCATCGCGTGGTACATATACATCTGAAAGATGTCCGCCCGGACGTTTTGCGCCAGGTGCAGCAGGACGATCTCAGCTTTAATGATGCGGTCCGTGCCGGGCTGTTCACCGTGCCGGGCGAAGGCTGCATCGACTATGCCCCGCTGATTGAGTTTGTGGCCAATTCGGGTTACCAGGGCTGGCTGATTGTCGAAGCCGAACAGGACCCGCAAAAAGAAGAGCCGTTTGCCGCCGTTTCCCGCGCGTTTCGCTGGGCACAAAACACTTTTCAACTTTCTGCCGATGTCGAGGAAACCGCGCAATGA
- a CDS encoding winged helix-turn-helix domain-containing protein, translated as MSSRNYIIDDVVVFIPKDKVLRSLATQKSLSIHSPAAKCLLLLIERRELVSQADLYKAAWGDDALKKVSSATYYQCFVNLRKALKYIGYDGELIKTIHKEGVIINEDIAITEYTPSACIEMEEKGRGWKLSKKQSILSFMVMSIIAIYSLYALQSHDGSELFGDERYIKISGLPDCVYVYKGSPEGVSTRRVVEILETRASSCKNKHKIFVYLGSIRTTIFDCPPTMHCMSYTDSRVNK; from the coding sequence ATGAGCTCTCGAAATTATATCATTGATGATGTTGTTGTTTTTATTCCCAAAGACAAAGTGTTGAGATCGTTAGCGACACAGAAATCGCTCTCTATTCATTCTCCCGCAGCAAAGTGTCTTTTACTTCTTATCGAAAGAAGAGAACTGGTTTCACAAGCCGATCTTTACAAAGCAGCATGGGGAGATGATGCGTTAAAGAAGGTCTCAAGCGCCACCTATTACCAGTGCTTTGTGAACCTGAGGAAAGCCTTAAAGTATATCGGTTATGATGGGGAGTTAATTAAAACTATCCATAAAGAAGGCGTAATAATAAACGAAGACATAGCCATTACCGAATATACGCCATCAGCCTGTATTGAAATGGAAGAGAAGGGACGAGGGTGGAAGTTATCTAAGAAACAATCAATCCTGTCTTTCATGGTAATGTCTATTATAGCAATATATTCATTATACGCTCTGCAAAGTCACGATGGCAGTGAACTTTTTGGCGATGAACGCTATATCAAAATCTCTGGTTTACCTGACTGCGTCTATGTCTATAAAGGGAGTCCGGAGGGGGTGTCAACGCGTCGTGTTGTTGAAATTTTAGAAACAAGAGCCTCATCATGCAAAAACAAACACAAGATATTTGTTTATCTGGGATCGATCAGAACCACCATCTTTGATTGCCCGCCGACGATGCATTGTATGTCATACACTGACTCACGGGTGAATAAATGA
- a CDS encoding fimbrial protein, with product MRMTILASVIAVSGGGVASSAGASDGTITFDGKIQDVTCVISGGTTPGSLDGKADFTITLPNVSTSALKKSGQRAGDTRFYIQLSGADCQDGKVADVVFEKAQSTIDATTGKLINQIKKASGGSENVQIAILNNDKTDINLNNSGSHQSVTIASNKALFEYWAQYYATGIVTAGLVQSQALYSITYN from the coding sequence ATGAGAATGACGATACTCGCTAGTGTGATTGCGGTTTCTGGCGGTGGCGTGGCAAGTAGTGCTGGCGCGAGTGATGGTACTATCACCTTCGATGGAAAGATTCAGGATGTCACCTGTGTAATTTCAGGCGGAACAACTCCCGGCTCATTAGATGGAAAAGCAGATTTTACCATAACTTTGCCTAACGTCAGCACGTCAGCATTGAAGAAATCAGGTCAAAGAGCCGGAGACACACGGTTTTATATACAGCTTTCGGGCGCTGACTGTCAAGATGGTAAAGTAGCTGACGTTGTCTTTGAAAAAGCGCAATCCACCATTGATGCGACGACAGGTAAACTCATTAATCAAATAAAAAAAGCTAGTGGGGGTAGTGAAAATGTTCAGATTGCCATATTGAATAATGATAAAACCGACATCAATTTGAACAACAGCGGATCGCATCAGTCAGTAACTATTGCTAGTAATAAAGCCTTGTTCGAATATTGGGCGCAATATTATGCCACAGGTATAGTAACTGCAGGTTTAGTACAGTCGCAAGCCTTATATTCAATAACTTATAATTAA
- a CDS encoding fimbrial biogenesis chaperone, whose translation MGKREVAMFTSRLIAMGIGLLLNSTNLYATLQINTTRIIIAGNKKDASVRINNIGSAPSLTKVWLSDAETKGLEGGNDRLPFFISPPASLIDAGEAKVFRFLKLDDAESTLLQDRETVLWFNVMDIPPQKESDQDKNGIEMVFRTIIKFFYRPAGLKGTPIQAAENLSFTYASSGNKTQVKVTNDHPYHVSVNKVSFDNGAVKKEGEASMIAPFSTKTFTFDGINPGVRNTIEYRYITDLGATITINKPLK comes from the coding sequence ATGGGTAAGAGGGAAGTTGCAATGTTTACGTCAAGGTTAATCGCCATGGGTATCGGGCTGTTGCTCAACAGTACAAATCTGTACGCAACGCTACAGATCAACACTACCCGCATTATCATCGCGGGAAACAAAAAAGATGCCAGCGTACGTATTAATAACATCGGGTCAGCGCCTTCTTTGACAAAAGTTTGGCTTAGCGATGCCGAAACAAAAGGATTAGAGGGAGGCAACGATCGGCTGCCTTTCTTTATCAGCCCACCTGCATCACTGATCGATGCCGGCGAGGCAAAGGTCTTTCGTTTCCTCAAGTTAGATGACGCTGAAAGCACACTATTGCAGGACAGAGAAACCGTCTTGTGGTTTAACGTCATGGATATTCCGCCCCAGAAAGAAAGTGACCAGGATAAAAATGGCATTGAAATGGTTTTCAGAACTATCATCAAATTTTTCTATCGTCCTGCTGGTTTGAAGGGGACACCCATTCAGGCTGCCGAAAACCTCAGTTTTACCTACGCATCATCAGGTAATAAAACACAGGTTAAGGTGACGAATGATCATCCCTATCATGTGTCGGTAAATAAAGTCTCTTTTGATAATGGCGCAGTAAAAAAAGAGGGTGAGGCAAGCATGATCGCGCCTTTCAGCACCAAAACATTCACTTTTGATGGCATTAATCCGGGGGTGCGTAACACGATAGAATATCGCTACATCACCGACCTCGGAGCGACGATAACAATAAATAAACCATTGAAATAA
- a CDS encoding fimbria/pilus outer membrane usher protein, which yields MNTKTLAMKFSLALLGLIIISPKQTFATDEKQGEVIEKKSERFTFNTDFMKQYDSNVDLDYLTKEKITPGINYVDLTVNDRKLGGEKITFDTVDGQLTPCITRELLVAFKIDSQYYSVENILDGCRKLESLIPGSVVVFEKSESALNITIPQIYLNRASDDYINPALWDDGVNALKMSGNANVASYMEKGKNAVNSLYVGASTSFNLGSWRFNTNDNLYFTNGKSSYNRTLVHGDAYAETAVRSLQSRFLVGDISTSGEFFESLSIRGASLSTWDPMLPMSMRNYLPSVRGIADTNATVTLVQNNNVIYETNVPPGEFELREFYPASYGGDIVVNIKESDGRVQSFTVPYANVPQLLRQGYLRYSSTVGQIQLSGVSASPMLFEGMLQYGIASNTTLYSGVQQTDFAYKALKTGVAFNTPVGAISSDITWSYTDFKDGKKEHCSWTCNAAIQLNYSKYVNQSDTAINLSFRRAMKDDYYTLSDALYEKEFERVERSRDRVDVTLSQQLPDYWGSLYLSGYMGRTWHKDDSNYNKSYQVSYRNAYRNFNYSISLTQYHDSKGYDDRQIYVNFSVPLHRSATDTVNLVASGGYNSNSASLRTAVTGTTGEERENNFNAYVNTREKVIQNSGVSFSRNTDLAATTASISKTSHAVSAAIGLSSGVIIHSGGVNYSQGMGDSIAIVNSQGAEGARIYPDNLARIQSNGYGIVRNLIPYQYNELYLDPEGSSFELETEDVHKKIIPTRGAILLLDIESTNEPMKLYRISHSSGLNIPFGTAVKDNEGQVVGLVGQGGRVMLPQNNQTSRYSIAWQKDKSVHHCSLTISPVPESVKTPEGLSHQDVHCLSEGNENEG from the coding sequence ATGAACACAAAAACGCTCGCGATGAAGTTTTCTTTAGCATTGCTTGGACTGATTATTATCTCTCCAAAGCAAACTTTTGCCACGGACGAGAAACAGGGGGAAGTTATAGAAAAAAAGTCCGAACGCTTTACGTTTAATACTGACTTTATGAAACAGTATGATAGTAATGTCGATTTGGATTATTTAACAAAGGAAAAAATAACCCCAGGGATCAACTACGTCGACCTGACGGTTAATGACAGAAAGCTGGGTGGCGAAAAAATAACATTCGACACTGTCGATGGCCAATTGACTCCCTGCATAACCCGAGAATTGCTGGTTGCGTTTAAGATAGACAGTCAATATTACTCTGTTGAAAACATCTTAGACGGTTGTAGAAAGCTGGAATCGTTAATCCCTGGCTCGGTGGTGGTGTTCGAGAAGAGTGAAAGCGCACTGAATATCACCATCCCACAAATCTACCTCAATCGCGCTTCCGATGATTATATCAATCCCGCCCTGTGGGACGACGGTGTCAATGCATTAAAAATGTCTGGCAATGCGAATGTCGCCAGTTATATGGAAAAAGGGAAGAATGCCGTCAACAGTTTATACGTGGGAGCCAGTACAAGCTTCAATCTGGGTTCCTGGCGTTTTAATACAAATGACAATCTCTATTTTACTAATGGGAAATCCAGTTATAACCGTACGCTGGTACATGGTGATGCCTATGCTGAGACCGCGGTCAGAAGCCTGCAGTCGAGATTTTTAGTCGGTGATATCTCGACGTCCGGCGAATTTTTCGAGAGCTTAAGTATCAGGGGCGCTTCTCTTAGCACCTGGGACCCCATGCTGCCCATGTCGATGAGAAACTACCTGCCGTCAGTGCGGGGTATTGCGGACACCAATGCGACGGTCACGTTAGTCCAGAATAATAATGTGATCTATGAAACCAATGTGCCACCTGGCGAGTTTGAGCTTCGGGAATTTTACCCTGCAAGTTATGGCGGGGATATCGTGGTCAACATCAAGGAGTCGGATGGTCGCGTCCAAAGCTTCACCGTACCCTATGCCAATGTCCCTCAGCTTCTCCGCCAGGGGTATCTGCGTTATTCCTCTACTGTCGGGCAGATACAGCTCTCCGGCGTGTCTGCCTCACCAATGCTGTTTGAGGGCATGCTCCAGTATGGAATAGCCAGTAATACCACGCTCTACAGTGGTGTACAGCAAACAGATTTCGCATACAAAGCGCTTAAAACCGGCGTGGCATTCAACACGCCTGTGGGCGCAATCAGCAGCGATATTACCTGGTCATATACCGATTTCAAAGATGGTAAGAAAGAGCATTGCAGCTGGACTTGCAACGCAGCCATACAATTAAATTACTCCAAATACGTCAATCAAAGTGATACGGCGATCAATCTGTCATTCCGACGGGCGATGAAAGATGATTATTATACATTGTCGGACGCGTTATATGAAAAGGAGTTCGAACGTGTAGAACGATCGCGTGACAGAGTCGACGTGACCCTTTCGCAACAGTTACCTGATTACTGGGGAAGCCTGTATTTAAGTGGGTACATGGGACGAACATGGCATAAAGACGACAGTAATTATAATAAAAGCTACCAGGTTTCATATCGTAATGCCTATCGCAATTTCAACTATTCAATTTCCCTGACGCAATATCATGACAGCAAAGGTTATGATGACCGGCAGATTTACGTCAATTTCTCAGTGCCATTACACCGCTCTGCAACAGACACCGTGAATCTGGTTGCATCAGGGGGGTACAATTCAAACAGCGCCTCCCTGAGAACCGCGGTAACGGGAACCACCGGCGAGGAAAGAGAAAATAACTTTAACGCCTATGTAAACACCCGTGAAAAAGTCATCCAGAACAGCGGGGTGAGTTTCTCCCGAAATACCGATCTGGCTGCAACGACGGCGAGTATAAGTAAAACATCTCATGCGGTTTCTGCCGCAATCGGCTTATCCAGCGGGGTGATCATTCATTCAGGGGGGGTGAATTACTCTCAGGGGATGGGTGACAGTATTGCCATCGTGAATTCTCAAGGTGCTGAAGGTGCAAGGATTTACCCAGATAACCTGGCCAGAATACAAAGCAATGGCTACGGCATTGTCCGTAATCTCATACCCTATCAATATAACGAGTTATACCTCGATCCCGAAGGCAGTTCCTTTGAGCTGGAGACAGAAGACGTCCATAAAAAAATCATTCCTACCCGCGGTGCCATTCTGTTACTTGATATCGAGTCGACAAACGAGCCAATGAAGTTATATCGCATCAGCCACAGCAGTGGACTGAATATACCTTTTGGTACTGCGGTTAAGGACAATGAAGGTCAGGTTGTAGGCCTGGTGGGACAGGGCGGACGCGTCATGTTACCTCAAAATAATCAAACGTCCCGTTACTCAATCGCATGGCAGAAAGACAAATCCGTCCATCACTGCAGTTTAACCATTTCGCCAGTCCCGGAATCAGTAAAGACGCCAGAAGGATTATCACACCAGGATGTGCATTGTTTGTCAGAGGGAAATGAAAATGAAGGCTAA
- a CDS encoding fimbrial protein, which yields MKAKSTILLFSSCLALVIQFVLATPAHAAKCTITSGGVINLNIGESITLNPSKSTSPTETVLYSRHFPVSAISYTCENGATVNWQSAYSRSYAKSVYSNIYITEVAGIGIRMKWPASFSDAYYVPGKSLNCIEVCTIPADNVLVELVHIGSVAEGEHIISAGEIAKAYIPTDSGEVALMHVNLGSNIVIKPKSCAVVPSSTFINLGTYDSAYFSKSTKQGEEVKWNFHVSCPTASSIGLTFNSDNYLFGAETGEIGVISGEGYAKNVSVKVKINRIGSVYSYVNMGSKYSFKSVIEKNINMSAHLYVKDSERANITPGKVSGTLLYTISID from the coding sequence ATGAAGGCTAAATCGACGATATTACTGTTTTCATCCTGTCTTGCGCTCGTAATTCAGTTTGTTCTTGCAACACCCGCGCATGCCGCAAAGTGCACTATCACTTCAGGAGGAGTGATAAATCTTAACATCGGTGAATCAATCACCTTGAATCCCTCTAAATCAACATCGCCGACGGAAACGGTGCTTTACTCACGCCATTTTCCTGTTTCAGCCATTTCATACACCTGTGAAAACGGCGCGACGGTTAACTGGCAATCAGCATACTCAAGGTCTTATGCCAAAAGTGTTTATTCAAACATTTATATTACAGAAGTGGCTGGTATCGGCATAAGAATGAAGTGGCCAGCATCCTTTTCAGACGCTTATTATGTTCCCGGTAAGTCATTGAACTGCATAGAAGTCTGCACCATTCCAGCGGACAACGTATTGGTTGAATTGGTGCATATTGGTTCTGTTGCAGAAGGGGAACACATTATTTCTGCAGGAGAAATTGCCAAAGCCTATATCCCCACCGACAGCGGCGAAGTGGCGCTGATGCATGTCAACTTGGGTTCAAATATTGTCATTAAACCGAAGAGCTGTGCGGTCGTCCCCTCATCTACCTTTATTAATCTGGGCACCTATGATTCTGCCTATTTTTCGAAATCTACTAAGCAAGGCGAAGAAGTGAAATGGAACTTTCATGTTAGTTGTCCAACGGCATCATCAATCGGATTAACCTTCAATTCTGATAATTATTTGTTTGGTGCTGAAACCGGTGAAATTGGCGTTATCAGCGGTGAGGGGTACGCTAAAAATGTTTCAGTCAAGGTGAAAATAAATAGAATTGGTTCAGTGTATTCATATGTCAATATGGGGTCTAAATACTCATTCAAATCTGTTATTGAAAAGAACATTAATATGTCTGCGCACTTATACGTCAAAGATTCAGAAAGAGCCAACATCACGCCAGGTAAAGTCTCGGGCACGTTACTTTACACCATTAGCATTGATTAA